The following are encoded in a window of Streptomyces sp. Go-475 genomic DNA:
- a CDS encoding pyrimidine reductase family protein — protein MRRLFPVTDETAAPAPGGEPREGAAGREWSLAELAAAYAYPEPGPGRSGPYLRANMVSTLDGAAQHDGRSQPISNATDMRIFGTLRALADVVVVGAETVRREGYRPARARDDFAAMREAAGQAPAPAIAVVTASLDLDFSLPLFTSPLVPTLVLTGAAAAPDRVATAEKSGARVVIAGDGIGVDPVRAVQALAGLGHTRLLTEGGPRLLGQLVAAGVLDELCLTVSPMLTAGDAQRIAGGPAVTVPHRFTLLSMLEEDGFLFTRYGRHGGSGGPDH, from the coding sequence ATGCGACGTCTGTTCCCTGTGACCGATGAAACAGCAGCTCCGGCCCCGGGCGGCGAGCCCCGGGAGGGGGCCGCGGGGCGGGAGTGGAGCCTCGCCGAGCTGGCCGCCGCGTACGCCTATCCCGAGCCGGGGCCCGGGCGGTCCGGTCCGTACCTGCGGGCCAACATGGTCTCCACGCTGGACGGGGCCGCCCAGCACGACGGCCGGTCGCAGCCCATCTCCAACGCGACCGACATGCGGATCTTCGGCACGCTGCGGGCCCTGGCGGACGTCGTGGTCGTCGGGGCGGAGACGGTGCGCCGGGAGGGGTACCGGCCGGCCCGCGCGCGGGACGACTTCGCGGCGATGCGGGAGGCGGCCGGGCAGGCGCCCGCCCCCGCGATCGCGGTCGTCACCGCCAGCCTCGACCTCGACTTCTCGCTCCCGCTGTTCACCTCGCCCCTGGTGCCCACTCTCGTCCTCACGGGTGCCGCGGCCGCCCCGGACCGCGTCGCCACCGCGGAGAAGTCGGGCGCGCGGGTCGTGATCGCCGGGGACGGCATCGGCGTGGACCCCGTCCGTGCCGTGCAGGCCCTCGCCGGCCTCGGCCACACCCGGCTGCTGACCGAGGGCGGCCCGCGGCTGCTGGGCCAGCTGGTGGCGGCCGGCGTACTGGACGAGCTGTGCCTGACCGTCTCCCCGATGCTCACCGCGGGTGACGCGCAGCGCATCGCCGGGGGGCCCGCCGTCACGGTCCCGCACCGCTTCACGCTGCTGTCGATGCTGGAGGAGGACGGTTTCCTCTTCACGCGGTACGGGCGGCACGGGGGGTCCGGGGGGCCTGATCACTGA
- a CDS encoding indole-3-glycerol phosphate synthase — MFTSVLMIEKALTSADVEFVTTLHGEEPVSFEVLLQPRGEQADRLLRAIDDVALGELDEAVREGETPEGEEALSVGQRALEVSLAALRASGSRAEGRLIEDHPLDALKSLVEEVDADEVIVLTDPHYVEEFFHRDWASRARHKVGVPVLKLFSHSKA; from the coding sequence GTGTTCACAAGCGTATTGATGATCGAGAAGGCCCTGACGTCCGCCGACGTGGAGTTCGTCACGACCTTGCACGGGGAGGAGCCGGTCTCCTTCGAGGTGCTGCTCCAGCCGCGCGGCGAGCAGGCGGACCGGCTGCTGCGGGCCATCGACGACGTCGCACTCGGTGAACTGGACGAGGCCGTGCGGGAGGGGGAGACGCCGGAGGGGGAGGAGGCGCTGAGCGTGGGGCAGCGGGCGCTGGAGGTGTCCCTCGCCGCGCTGCGGGCCTCCGGGAGCCGGGCCGAGGGGCGGTTGATCGAGGATCATCCGCTGGACGCGCTGAAGTCGCTGGTGGAGGAGGTCGACGCGGACGAGGTCATCGTGCTGACCGATCCCCACTACGTGGAGGAGTTCTTCCACCGGGACTGGGCTTCGCGGGCTCGGCACAAGGTGGGGGTGCCGGTGCTGAAGCTGTTCTCGCACAGCAAGGCCTGA